One Lycium barbarum isolate Lr01 chromosome 5, ASM1917538v2, whole genome shotgun sequence genomic window carries:
- the LOC132642167 gene encoding protein VERNALIZATION 3-like, translated as MSRLDPLIVGRVIGDVLDPFTRSVDLRVVYNNREVTNACALKPSQIVMQPRVQIGGDDLRNFYTLIMVDPDAPSPSNPNLREYLHWLVTDIPATTDTSYGTEVVCYESPTPSMGIHRFVFVLFRQLGRETVYAPGWRQNFNTRDFAELYNLGSPVASVYFNCHRESGTGGRRA; from the exons aTGTCAAGATTAGATCCATTGATAGTTGGTCGTGTGATAGGAGATGTTTTAGATCCATTCACAAGGTCTGTTGATCTTAGAGTGGTTTATAATAATAGAGAAGTGACCAATGCATGTGCGTTGAAACCTTCTCAAATTGTTATGCAACCTAGGGTTCAAATTGGAGGGGATGATCTTCGCAACTTTTACACTCTG attatggtggatcctGATGCTCCAAGCCCAAGCAACCCTAACTTGAGGGAGTATCTGCACTG gcTGGTCACAGATATCCCAGCAACTACAGATACAAGCTATG GCACTGAAGTCGTATGCTACGAGAGTCCAACACCTTCAATGGGAATTCATCGATTTGTTTTCGTGCTCTTTCGACAATTGGGACGTGAAACTGTGTATGCCCCAGGTTGGCGTCAAAATTTCAACACAAGAGACTTTGCTGAGCTATACAATCTTGGTTCGCCTGTTGCATCAGTTTACTTCAATTGCCATAGGGAGAGTGGTACTGGTGGCCGCCGAGCATAA
- the LOC132642165 gene encoding uncharacterized protein LOC132642165 — protein sequence MGFNNYYSDSTDQPHHKTHKIFLFCNYILLGAASSCIFLTLSLRLIPSLYGFFFILLHILTIGGAVFGCATVSAPEGAGKWYGAHMVSSVLTAIFQGSVFVLIFTKTGDFLGHLNSYVREEDGVVILRLAGGLCALIFCLEWVVLTLAFILKYYAYVDGNNGNVAMGNRAKVQDDAYVKNWQPFQV from the coding sequence ATGGGGTTCAACAATTATTACTCAGATTCAACTGATCAACCCCATCACAAAACTCACAAAATCTTCCTTTTTTGTAACTACATTCTTCTTGGTGCAGCTTCTAGCTGCATTTTTTTGACTCTTTCGCTTCGTTTAATCCCGTCCCTCTACGGGTTCTTCTTCATCCTCCTCCACATCCTCACTATTGGTGGCGCAGTCTTTGGGTGCGCCACAGTGTCAGCACCTGAGGGTGCTGGCAAATGGTACGGAGCCCACATGGTATCGTCTGTACTGACAGCGATATTCCAGGGCTCCGTATTCGTGTTGATCTTCACGAAAACGGGGGATTTTCTCGGGCATTTGAATTCGTATGTGAGGGAAGAAGATGGTGTTGTGATCTTGAGATTGGCTGGTGGATTGTGTGCTTTGATCTTTTGTCTTGAATGGGTTGTGCTCACACTTGCATTTATCTTGAAGTATTATGCTTACGTTGATGGAAATAATGGAAATGTTGCAATGGGGAACAGAGCTAAGGTTCAGGATGATGCATATGTCAAGAATTGGCAGCCTTTTCAAGTTTAA